The proteins below come from a single Desulfovibrio sp. genomic window:
- a CDS encoding NADH-quinone oxidoreductase subunit J — protein sequence MFGEIFFLYCAFVITVCGVLAISLRNPIHCVLLVLLLFFHMAAVYLTLQAEFLAAIQIIVYAGAILVMYLFVLFLVNLQRELRLPALTPKPIVGYALAAALCGGMLWGVAGFVPGGKGQWPLEALREVTHTKALSRELFTNHFLSLEIAGVLLLVALVAALTLARRQPVCTPAPALTQDKACPCASGNKDQGGAA from the coding sequence GTGTTTGGTGAAATATTTTTTCTATACTGCGCCTTTGTCATAACCGTGTGCGGCGTGCTGGCCATCAGCCTGCGCAATCCCATTCACTGCGTGCTGCTGGTGCTGCTGCTGTTTTTCCACATGGCGGCGGTCTACCTGACCTTGCAGGCCGAATTTCTGGCAGCCATACAGATCATCGTCTACGCCGGGGCCATCCTGGTCATGTACCTTTTTGTGCTCTTTCTGGTGAACCTGCAACGGGAGTTGCGGCTGCCCGCCCTGACCCCCAAACCCATTGTGGGCTACGCGCTTGCCGCGGCCCTGTGCGGCGGCATGCTCTGGGGCGTGGCTGGCTTTGTACCGGGCGGCAAGGGCCAATGGCCCCTTGAAGCCCTGCGCGAGGTCACGCACACCAAGGCCTTGAGCCGCGAACTGTTCACCAACCATTTTCTTTCGCTGGAAATTGCGGGTGTGCTGCTCTTGGTGGCTCTGGTAGCTGCCCTGACCCTGGCGCGCAGGCAGCCGGTGTGCACACCCGCCCCGGCGCTGACCCAAGACAAGGCCTGCCCCTGCGCGAGCGGCAACAAAGACCAAGGAGGCGCGGCGTGA
- the nuoI gene encoding NADH-quinone oxidoreductase subunit NuoI — protein sequence MQIQYKAPRNWLQTLLQTEIAQGMALTLRRMFNRPITRQYPEEKPVVAAGFRGRHALVRDAATGESRCVACMRCARVCPSHCIRIRWSRAADNSRVVDAYNIDALRCIFCGYCAEVCPVNAIVLTEVYAYAANGRSAFMFDKQALLDNWDDFAAQKGDMKGYVNPLCRPRNMPEGALAHAKRVAVDAEWSGAEQWVGKNHRAALAHTQGVEPTPGAPCHGQTNQGGAAQ from the coding sequence ATGCAGATTCAGTACAAAGCGCCCCGCAACTGGCTGCAAACCCTGTTGCAGACAGAAATAGCCCAGGGCATGGCCCTGACCTTGCGGCGCATGTTCAACCGCCCCATCACGCGGCAGTATCCGGAAGAAAAACCCGTGGTTGCCGCGGGCTTTCGCGGGCGGCACGCCCTTGTGCGCGATGCCGCAACCGGCGAGAGCCGTTGCGTTGCCTGTATGCGCTGCGCGCGGGTATGCCCCTCGCACTGCATACGCATTCGCTGGAGCCGCGCTGCAGACAACAGCCGCGTGGTGGATGCCTACAATATCGACGCCCTGCGCTGCATCTTTTGCGGCTACTGCGCGGAGGTCTGTCCGGTGAACGCCATAGTGTTGACAGAAGTCTATGCTTACGCCGCCAACGGGCGTTCGGCCTTCATGTTTGACAAGCAGGCCCTGTTGGACAACTGGGACGATTTTGCGGCGCAGAAGGGCGACATGAAAGGCTATGTGAACCCCCTGTGCCGCCCCCGCAACATGCCCGAAGGCGCGCTTGCGCATGCCAAACGGGTGGCGGTGGATGCGGAATGGAGCGGAGCGGAGCAGTGGGTGGGCAAGAATCACCGCGCTGCGCTTGCTCATACGCAAGGCGTAGAGCCGACTCCAGGCGCGCCTTGTCATGGTCAGACAAATCAGGGCGGTGCCGCGCAATGA
- the nuoK gene encoding NADH-quinone oxidoreductase subunit NuoK, with the protein MPLSWYMALAAVLFCIGVAGFLTRRNIIVMLLSLELMLNGVNLNLVAMSYFMDALRGQAFTIFIITVAACEAAVGLGIVICLFRSHKSVRNEDITTMRG; encoded by the coding sequence ATTCCCCTTTCCTGGTACATGGCGCTGGCAGCAGTGCTATTCTGCATAGGCGTGGCCGGGTTTCTGACGCGCCGCAACATCATTGTGATGCTGCTCTCGCTTGAGCTGATGCTCAACGGCGTCAACCTCAATCTGGTGGCCATGAGCTACTTCATGGACGCGCTGCGCGGGCAGGCTTTTACCATTTTCATCATTACTGTTGCCGCCTGCGAGGCCGCAGTGGGGCTTGGCATTGTCATCTGTCTGTTCCGCAGCCATAAAAGCGTGCGCAATGAAGACATAACAACGATGCGGGGGTAA
- the nuoL gene encoding NADH-quinone oxidoreductase subunit L — MPIYLLLIPLCPLLAFVLTLICGRQWGERAHWLPIAAIGVSLACALLALRDVLAGNIVNVDVHSWIASGNLRVTFGFLVDQLTAVMLVVVTSVSTLVHIYSVGYMRGEKGYYRFFAYLGLFSFSMLMLVMGNNFLQLFFGWEAVGLSSYLLIGFYYEKDSASDAGKKAFIVNRFGDFGFLLGLFCIFTIFGSLHYADVLPQAAVLEGMTFTLCGYTVSAPTLICLLLFCGAVGKSAQLPLHVWLPDAMEGPTPVSALIHAATMVTAGVFMLARCNALFALSSTALAVITVVGAVTTLFAATIALTQTDIKRVVAYSTISQLAYMFIACGVGAYGAGVFHLFTHAFFKALLFLGCGSVILGMHHEQDMRSMGGLGRYMPITSATFLLASLSIAGVPGLAGFFSKDEILLMAFNAGTFTGYLAWGVGVLVAFMTAFYSFRLYFSVFTGQFRGTEHQREHLHESPRVVTVPLLVLAVGAVASGWLGIPHVLGGSNHWAEFLAPVTGHPHVHVSGAVELGLMAVSVAAGFAGIGLAWLMYCRSPELPGKVAEAFGGLYRLFSRKYWVDEIYVACLVRPTLWLADNLLLGVVDTRGIEGVVNGVPRAIGRLSSSLRRLQDGQVAHYLTWLAGGAAALLLVLQLGFFS; from the coding sequence ATGCCAATATATTTGCTGCTTATTCCTCTGTGCCCGTTGCTGGCCTTTGTGCTCACACTGATCTGCGGCCGCCAATGGGGCGAGCGCGCCCACTGGCTGCCCATTGCAGCCATTGGCGTTTCGCTTGCCTGCGCCTTGCTTGCCCTGCGGGATGTGCTGGCGGGCAACATCGTCAATGTCGATGTGCATTCGTGGATAGCCTCCGGCAACCTGCGCGTGACCTTTGGCTTTCTGGTGGACCAGCTCACGGCGGTCATGCTGGTGGTGGTTACCAGCGTCAGCACCCTGGTGCACATCTATTCCGTGGGCTACATGCGGGGCGAAAAGGGCTATTACCGCTTTTTCGCCTATCTTGGCCTGTTTTCCTTTTCCATGCTCATGCTGGTCATGGGCAACAACTTCTTGCAGCTTTTTTTTGGCTGGGAGGCTGTGGGGCTTTCGTCCTACCTGCTCATCGGCTTTTATTACGAAAAGGATTCCGCCTCGGATGCGGGCAAAAAGGCCTTTATCGTCAACAGGTTTGGCGACTTTGGCTTTTTGCTTGGGCTGTTCTGCATCTTCACCATCTTTGGCAGCCTGCACTACGCGGACGTGCTGCCCCAGGCCGCCGTGCTTGAGGGCATGACCTTTACCCTGTGCGGTTATACGGTCAGTGCGCCTACGCTCATTTGTCTGCTGCTGTTCTGCGGCGCGGTGGGCAAATCGGCCCAGCTTCCTTTGCATGTGTGGCTGCCCGATGCCATGGAAGGCCCCACCCCGGTGAGCGCGCTTATCCACGCGGCTACCATGGTAACGGCGGGCGTGTTTATGCTGGCGCGCTGCAATGCCCTGTTTGCGTTGTCGTCCACGGCACTGGCCGTCATTACCGTGGTGGGCGCGGTCACAACGCTCTTTGCCGCCACCATCGCGCTCACGCAGACCGATATCAAGAGGGTGGTGGCCTATTCGACCATCAGCCAGCTGGCCTACATGTTCATTGCCTGCGGCGTGGGAGCCTACGGCGCTGGCGTGTTTCACCTGTTCACCCATGCCTTTTTCAAAGCCTTGCTCTTCCTCGGTTGCGGTTCGGTGATTCTGGGTATGCACCACGAGCAGGACATGCGCTCCATGGGCGGGCTTGGCAGGTACATGCCCATTACCAGCGCCACCTTTTTGCTTGCCTCGCTCTCCATCGCCGGTGTGCCGGGGCTGGCTGGTTTTTTCAGCAAGGATGAAATCCTGCTCATGGCCTTTAACGCGGGCACGTTTACGGGTTATCTGGCCTGGGGCGTGGGCGTGCTGGTGGCCTTTATGACGGCTTTTTACTCCTTCCGGCTGTATTTCAGCGTGTTTACGGGGCAGTTCAGGGGGACGGAACACCAGCGCGAGCATCTGCACGAATCGCCGCGCGTGGTCACTGTTCCCCTGCTGGTGCTGGCCGTGGGGGCCGTGGCCTCGGGCTGGCTGGGCATTCCGCATGTGCTGGGCGGTTCAAACCACTGGGCGGAGTTTCTCGCGCCGGTGACGGGGCACCCGCACGTGCACGTGTCTGGCGCGGTGGAGCTTGGGCTGATGGCTGTTTCCGTAGCTGCAGGTTTTGCAGGCATCGGCTTGGCCTGGCTCATGTATTGCCGCAGCCCGGAACTGCCGGGCAAGGTGGCAGAGGCTTTTGGCGGTCTGTACCGATTGTTTTCGCGCAAGTACTGGGTGGACGAAATCTATGTGGCCTGTCTTGTGCGGCCCACGCTGTGGCTGGCGGATAACCTGCTGCTGGGCGTGGTGGACACGCGCGGTATTGAAGGCGTGGTCAACGGCGTGCCGCGCGCCATCGGCAGATTGTCCTCAAGCCTGCGCAGGCTTCAGGACGGGCAGGTGGCGCATTATCTGACATGGCTGGCCGGGGGCGCAGCAGCGCTTCTGCTGGTATTGCAACTGGGCTTTTTTTCCTAA
- a CDS encoding NADH-quinone oxidoreductase subunit M, translating to MSVPVLSLLIFVPLAGGLSLLAVARRNEETIKLGALAVCLIELCLSFVALSRFDKSLWQMQLVENCAWIESLNINYALGVDGISVLFLPLTALITLMGVAVSYKSIKVKAKEFFISLLLLESAMVGVFCATDLMLFYIFWEAMLIPMFLLIGVWGGPRRIYATIKFFLYTLLGSLLMLLGIILLYLKGGHTFDIMALARNDFDPRLQLLLFWAFFAAFAVKVPMWPVHTWLPDAHTEAPTAASVILAGVLIKMGAYGFLRFSLPLFPYAAWVLLKPMLVLSVIAIVYGALVCLAQTDVKRLIAYSSVSHMGFVTLGLFALTQKGVEGSILQMINHGIVTGALFLGVGMLYDRTHTREIKVYGGLASAMPVLAAFFMIFTLAAVGLPGTNGFVGEFLILLGGFERAPWAAVVASSGLILGAWYMLWLYQRVFFRQVSETVRGLVGEKLDGREIAILLTMSLLIVGIGIFPNVLLEYMHVTVEHLVADTQQAFAAFAAN from the coding sequence ATGTCTGTACCTGTTCTTTCCTTGCTCATCTTTGTGCCCCTGGCGGGTGGGCTTTCCCTGCTGGCTGTTGCGCGCCGCAACGAAGAAACCATCAAGCTGGGCGCGCTTGCCGTCTGCCTCATTGAGCTGTGCCTGAGCTTTGTGGCCCTGAGCCGCTTTGATAAAAGCCTGTGGCAGATGCAACTGGTGGAAAACTGCGCGTGGATTGAGAGCCTGAACATCAATTACGCTCTGGGCGTGGACGGCATAAGCGTGTTGTTTCTGCCCCTGACGGCCCTCATAACCCTGATGGGCGTTGCGGTGTCGTACAAAAGCATCAAGGTCAAGGCCAAGGAGTTTTTCATCAGCCTGCTGCTGCTTGAAAGCGCCATGGTGGGCGTGTTTTGCGCCACAGACCTCATGCTGTTTTACATTTTCTGGGAAGCCATGCTCATTCCCATGTTCCTGCTCATTGGCGTGTGGGGCGGGCCTCGCCGCATTTACGCCACGATCAAGTTCTTTCTGTACACCCTGCTGGGCAGTTTGCTGATGCTGCTGGGCATCATCCTGCTGTACCTCAAGGGTGGACATACCTTCGACATCATGGCGCTGGCGCGCAACGATTTTGATCCCCGGCTGCAACTGCTGCTGTTCTGGGCCTTTTTTGCCGCTTTTGCGGTCAAGGTGCCCATGTGGCCCGTGCATACGTGGCTGCCAGACGCGCATACCGAAGCGCCCACGGCGGCCTCGGTCATTCTGGCTGGCGTGTTGATCAAAATGGGGGCATACGGCTTTTTGCGCTTCTCGCTGCCGCTGTTTCCCTATGCCGCATGGGTGCTGCTCAAGCCCATGCTGGTGCTTTCCGTCATCGCCATCGTGTACGGCGCGCTGGTCTGCCTTGCGCAGACGGACGTCAAGCGGCTCATCGCCTACAGTTCCGTAAGTCACATGGGTTTTGTGACTCTGGGGCTTTTTGCGCTGACCCAAAAGGGCGTGGAAGGTTCCATTTTGCAGATGATCAACCACGGCATAGTGACGGGCGCGCTCTTTCTGGGCGTGGGCATGCTCTATGACCGCACCCATACGCGCGAGATCAAGGTCTACGGCGGGTTGGCCTCGGCCATGCCAGTGCTGGCGGCCTTTTTTATGATCTTTACCCTGGCGGCGGTGGGTTTGCCCGGCACCAACGGCTTTGTGGGTGAATTCCTGATTCTGCTCGGTGGTTTTGAACGCGCGCCCTGGGCTGCAGTGGTGGCGTCTTCTGGCCTGATACTGGGCGCTTGGTACATGCTCTGGCTGTATCAGCGCGTGTTTTTCCGCCAGGTATCTGAAACCGTGCGCGGTCTGGTTGGGGAAAAGCTTGATGGGCGTGAGATAGCCATTTTGCTGACCATGAGCCTGCTTATAGTGGGCATCGGCATCTTCCCCAACGTGCTGCTGGAATACATGCACGTTACGGTGGAGCATCTGGTGGCAGATACCCAGCAGGCCTTTGCGGCTTTTGCCGCAAACTAG
- a CDS encoding NADH-quinone oxidoreductase subunit N — protein sequence MTAISVAPLSALPLLKELPALLPELTLLVTAIGLLCADMFFPRARAFLQWLTVVGAITAFAAIVAVSAGGGSVSFDGMFRADGFGALFKAICVVALAFTALMSESFFSHAQMRQGEYYCLAVCSTLGMCVMASAGDLIVLYLGLELMALPIYAMAALRTGDPRSSESAIKYFLMGSFASALLLFGMSLLYGLTGHTELARIAAALPVAATGQTMPALVVALALMLAGMGFKVAAAPFHVWVPDVYEGAPTTVTAFMSVAAKTASFAVLARVLVMALPQLGAQWSGALALMAALTMLLGNIAAVTQTSLKRMLAYSAIAHAGYALLGLAACTADGLRATAAYLTIYLCMNMGAFAIMGYLAVYGKKQGNNPLADAGEDLDDYSGLAARHPALAAAMLVFLFSLTGIPPTAGFMGKFMLFKEAFSAGYTVTVLVAVISSTISAWYYLGVARRMYMQEAPANHPAPIQAALGGAGVRAVLLCCLTGVVLWGVFPQTLLSWVHVFF from the coding sequence ATGACAGCCATATCCGTAGCGCCTCTTTCGGCCCTGCCATTGCTGAAGGAACTTCCGGCCCTGCTGCCGGAACTGACGCTCTTGGTCACGGCCATTGGCCTGCTGTGCGCCGACATGTTTTTTCCAAGGGCGCGAGCTTTTCTGCAATGGCTGACGGTCGTTGGTGCAATAACAGCTTTTGCAGCAATAGTAGCAGTTTCTGCGGGCGGCGGGAGTGTTTCTTTTGACGGAATGTTCCGCGCTGACGGTTTTGGAGCGCTCTTTAAAGCCATTTGCGTAGTAGCACTTGCTTTTACGGCGTTAATGAGCGAAAGTTTTTTTTCACATGCCCAAATGCGTCAGGGCGAATATTACTGCCTTGCAGTATGTTCAACACTGGGCATGTGCGTAATGGCTTCGGCTGGTGATCTCATTGTGCTCTATCTGGGGCTTGAGCTCATGGCCCTGCCTATTTACGCGATGGCGGCCCTGCGCACTGGCGACCCGCGTAGCAGCGAATCGGCCATCAAATATTTTTTGATGGGCAGTTTCGCTTCGGCTCTTTTGCTTTTCGGCATGTCCCTGCTGTACGGGCTTACCGGGCATACCGAGCTTGCGCGGATCGCTGCGGCACTGCCTGTTGCCGCAACCGGGCAGACCATGCCCGCCCTGGTAGTTGCTTTGGCGCTCATGCTGGCAGGCATGGGGTTCAAGGTGGCTGCCGCGCCCTTCCACGTGTGGGTGCCTGATGTGTATGAAGGCGCGCCCACAACCGTGACCGCCTTTATGTCTGTGGCGGCCAAAACGGCCAGTTTCGCCGTGCTTGCGCGCGTACTGGTCATGGCCTTGCCGCAACTGGGCGCTCAGTGGAGCGGGGCGTTGGCCTTGATGGCCGCATTGACAATGCTTCTGGGCAATATCGCTGCCGTAACGCAGACAAGCCTTAAACGCATGCTGGCGTACTCGGCCATAGCCCACGCGGGCTATGCCCTCTTGGGGCTTGCCGCGTGCACAGCCGACGGCCTGCGCGCCACGGCGGCGTATTTGACCATTTACCTGTGCATGAACATGGGTGCCTTTGCCATCATGGGCTACCTTGCCGTGTACGGGAAAAAACAGGGAAATAATCCTCTGGCTGATGCGGGCGAAGACCTGGATGATTACTCGGGCCTTGCCGCACGACATCCCGCCCTTGCTGCAGCCATGCTGGTTTTTCTTTTTTCCCTGACAGGCATTCCGCCGACTGCGGGCTTTATGGGCAAATTCATGCTCTTTAAAGAAGCCTTTTCGGCAGGATATACGGTAACGGTGCTTGTGGCTGTGATCAGCAGCACCATTTCCGCTTGGTATTATCTTGGAGTGGCACGACGCATGTACATGCAGGAGGCCCCGGCAAATCACCCCGCACCCATACAGGCAGCTTTGGGCGGTGCGGGCGTGAGGGCTGTACTTCTGTGCTGTCTGACAGGTGTGGTGTTGTGGGGCGTGTTCCCGCAGACGCTGCTTTCGTGGGTGCATGTGTTTTTTTAG